In a genomic window of Aggregatimonas sangjinii:
- a CDS encoding efflux RND transporter permease subunit → MQKIFAAKKAIVAIFLVLGVLAGASLLQLKFSFDFSQFFPEGDEDLVFYQEFIEDFGTDDNFLLVAVTHDSSVFEKRFLKTFDSFSRNAKSLPYVTESLSLTTVFYPLKTGMGYIRLPVINIGDATKYEADWKKIQEDGLFINSLIDEDATSLVLALETEDGLNYMQSRELLTAVRQRLRENGFGNYHLLGRTFFYEALVDMQKEELAFTTISATLLVFLVLFLVYRRVWVIVIALFSILLALLLFLGLLSVLGKELTVLAAFYPILLLIVGTSDVVHIMDDYLGKLQGGLEKGLAMQRALREVGVSTLLTSVTTAIGFASLLTSKSSSVSGFGIDAALGVIVAFVTIIFFSCSVLLLTDKKYLLPKDQRSAGTKRWSLAMASINRFTKKHPTPILMGSLIFTGICVFGMTQINTNYQIQDSFPKNSAIANDFEFFQEHYAGFRPLEVAVITKGNYKVNDFAVSQEIEKVVQRMKAIAPIQNVQSVNTLYKGVHKANNLNKSDFFILPEKEDTFLSYQREIKKRARKQYAKFVNTDETKTRITAKVLDVGLDTITRVYQGLNTFIATQTDSTKATFKLTGTGILLDKNAFYVKDSLIQGLLMGLVLVALIMVLLFKNLKLLLISLLPNLLPLLFAAALLGFLDIPLEATISVVFAIVFGIAVDDTIHFLGRYKVGLNNGKNKEEAIAITFAETGRALVITTTTLFLGFLVLLFSKHLPSVTIGLLVSVTLLTALVLDLLLLPVLLRKLLK, encoded by the coding sequence ATGCAAAAAATATTTGCTGCGAAAAAGGCGATCGTTGCCATTTTTCTTGTTTTGGGCGTACTCGCGGGCGCTTCACTACTGCAACTAAAATTCTCATTTGATTTTAGCCAATTTTTTCCCGAGGGCGATGAAGACCTTGTATTCTATCAGGAATTTATCGAAGATTTCGGGACGGACGACAATTTTCTACTGGTTGCGGTAACACACGACTCTTCGGTTTTCGAGAAACGGTTTTTAAAAACCTTCGATTCGTTTTCTCGAAATGCCAAGAGCCTACCATATGTAACCGAATCCCTTTCGCTTACCACAGTCTTTTATCCCTTAAAGACCGGCATGGGCTATATTCGCCTACCCGTCATCAATATTGGTGATGCCACAAAGTACGAGGCTGACTGGAAAAAAATTCAGGAAGACGGTCTCTTTATCAATTCATTGATCGATGAAGATGCTACCTCATTGGTCCTTGCTTTGGAAACGGAAGATGGTCTTAATTACATGCAGAGCAGGGAACTGCTTACCGCGGTTCGCCAACGACTGAGGGAAAATGGATTCGGAAACTATCATTTGCTCGGACGTACGTTTTTTTATGAAGCGCTGGTCGATATGCAAAAGGAAGAACTGGCCTTTACCACAATCTCTGCTACCCTATTGGTTTTTCTGGTGCTTTTTTTGGTATATAGACGCGTCTGGGTCATTGTCATTGCCCTCTTTTCAATTCTTTTGGCCCTGTTGCTCTTTTTAGGATTGCTATCTGTATTGGGGAAAGAGCTCACGGTTCTAGCGGCCTTCTACCCTATTTTACTCTTGATTGTCGGTACATCTGATGTGGTGCATATTATGGATGATTACCTCGGTAAGTTGCAAGGCGGCCTGGAAAAGGGGCTGGCCATGCAGCGAGCGCTCCGGGAGGTGGGTGTTTCAACCCTGCTCACCTCGGTCACCACGGCTATCGGTTTTGCTTCGTTGCTCACCTCTAAATCGAGTAGTGTGAGTGGTTTCGGTATTGATGCGGCCTTAGGGGTCATCGTCGCATTCGTGACCATCATCTTCTTTAGCTGTTCGGTACTCTTGCTAACCGATAAAAAGTATTTGTTGCCGAAAGACCAGCGAAGCGCCGGAACCAAAAGGTGGTCTTTGGCAATGGCCTCGATCAATAGGTTTACCAAAAAACACCCTACACCTATTTTGATGGGGAGTCTAATTTTTACGGGAATATGCGTTTTTGGAATGACGCAAATAAACACCAACTACCAGATTCAGGATAGTTTTCCGAAAAACAGTGCCATTGCCAATGATTTTGAGTTTTTCCAGGAGCATTACGCCGGCTTTCGCCCCTTGGAAGTTGCCGTAATCACAAAAGGGAATTACAAGGTAAACGACTTCGCCGTTTCCCAAGAAATCGAGAAGGTAGTTCAGCGGATGAAGGCCATCGCTCCCATACAAAATGTACAATCGGTAAATACACTCTACAAAGGAGTGCACAAGGCGAATAACCTGAACAAATCGGATTTTTTCATCTTACCCGAAAAGGAGGACACTTTTTTAAGCTATCAAAGGGAAATAAAAAAACGCGCTCGAAAACAATACGCCAAATTCGTGAATACCGATGAAACCAAAACACGGATAACTGCAAAAGTGTTGGATGTAGGCCTTGATACCATCACGAGGGTATACCAAGGCTTAAATACCTTTATCGCTACGCAAACAGATAGCACCAAAGCCACTTTCAAGCTGACCGGAACGGGGATACTACTCGACAAAAATGCGTTCTATGTGAAAGACAGTTTAATTCAAGGCCTTTTGATGGGCTTGGTGCTGGTTGCCCTTATCATGGTATTGCTCTTTAAAAACCTGAAATTGCTATTGATTTCCCTGCTGCCCAATCTGTTGCCCCTACTTTTTGCAGCGGCCTTGCTTGGTTTTTTGGATATTCCGCTCGAGGCGACCATTTCCGTGGTCTTTGCCATCGTTTTCGGTATTGCGGTAGACGATACCATTCATTTCTTAGGGCGTTATAAGGTAGGTCTTAACAATGGTAAGAACAAGGAAGAGGCCATAGCGATTACGTTCGCTGAAACGGGAAGAGCCCTGGTCATTACTACTACGACCTTATTCTTGGGGTTCTTGGTCCTACTCTTTTCAAAACACCTGCCCAGTGTAACGATAGGACTATTGGTCAGTGTGACCTTATTGACTGCGTTGGTACTTGATTTGCTGCTACTACCCGTACTCCTAAGGAAATTATTGAAATAA
- a CDS encoding BamA/TamA family outer membrane protein, with protein MKKKNTLIVILSVLLPLLVLAQKKPKKVRDSTKNLKITALPVVFYTPETALGFGGLGLATFRLNNEPKSTRPSSVQLGVSYTTKNQLLIFAPYEIYKDEERWRIVGELGYYKFFYNFFGLGIDSNEDDEEVYEVDFPRVRLNVLREIFPRFSLGLGYEYDRFSNLQIVENGTLDNTVVAGKRDGTVSNLGVLAFYDTRDNIFFPTKGWFLQGNLFTSSKLIGASFNYTKFELDSRFYQKVGKKQVLAVNLFLANSSKNTPFYDLYYLGTKRTRGFANRRFQDNAELSFVTEYRFPIKGRFGGAVFGSTGTVAPDLGKTFSSKYRNAAGLGLRYLVNKRDGVRIRVDYGLTNEGGNFYFTIKEAF; from the coding sequence ATGAAAAAGAAAAATACGCTAATCGTCATCCTGAGCGTGCTACTGCCTCTTTTGGTTTTGGCACAGAAGAAACCGAAAAAAGTACGGGACTCTACCAAAAATCTAAAGATAACCGCCCTTCCCGTTGTTTTTTACACACCGGAAACGGCGCTCGGTTTTGGCGGTCTCGGGCTAGCGACCTTTCGGTTAAACAACGAACCAAAGAGCACTCGACCCTCATCGGTGCAATTGGGGGTAAGCTACACCACTAAAAACCAATTGCTCATCTTTGCGCCTTACGAGATCTATAAAGACGAGGAGCGTTGGCGTATCGTAGGGGAGTTGGGGTACTATAAATTCTTCTATAATTTTTTCGGCTTGGGTATCGATTCCAATGAAGATGATGAGGAGGTTTATGAGGTCGACTTTCCCAGGGTACGCTTAAATGTATTACGGGAAATCTTTCCTAGGTTCTCTTTGGGTCTGGGTTATGAATACGATAGGTTCAGTAATCTTCAAATAGTTGAGAACGGTACTTTGGACAATACGGTTGTTGCCGGCAAGCGCGACGGGACCGTGAGTAACCTAGGGGTTCTGGCATTCTACGATACGCGCGATAATATTTTCTTTCCTACCAAAGGTTGGTTTTTACAGGGAAATCTTTTTACTTCCTCAAAATTAATCGGTGCCTCCTTCAACTATACCAAATTCGAATTGGATAGCAGGTTTTACCAAAAAGTGGGTAAGAAACAAGTACTTGCCGTGAATTTGTTTCTAGCGAATAGCAGCAAGAACACTCCTTTTTACGATTTGTACTATTTAGGAACTAAACGAACCCGAGGCTTTGCCAACCGCCGTTTTCAGGATAATGCCGAACTAAGTTTCGTTACTGAATACCGCTTTCCCATCAAAGGGCGTTTCGGGGGCGCTGTCTTCGGTTCAACAGGTACCGTGGCCCCGGATTTGGGCAAGACCTTTTCTTCAAAATACAGAAATGCCGCCGGGCTAGGGTTACGTTATCTAGTGAACAAGCGGGATGGCGTTCGTATTCGTGTTGATTACGGCCTTACCAATGAAGGTGGTAATTTCTACTTTACCATAAAGGAAGCATTTTAA
- a CDS encoding DUF4331 family protein, which yields MKKTKLLLGLSLLAVVGIIIVAADHIDAPGVAGDSADIADFYAFEPSEGSDNTVFIVDLQSNVMPDLAYGTFDEDVLTEINIDTNDDLVEDMVIQAIPRDGKMYFFGPAAPSATGLTGTVLVDSPLGSVDISGSAAITETTDDGVQLFAGPRQDAFFFDFVQFNAVVTGMAPLGFNAEAEATDTFDGANTMSIAIEIPNSMLGETTAVNALGIPVYNAWVTTNIKQ from the coding sequence ATGAAAAAAACAAAACTCTTACTCGGGCTATCGCTATTGGCAGTCGTGGGAATTATTATAGTCGCAGCCGACCATATTGATGCGCCGGGTGTTGCTGGTGATTCTGCGGACATTGCCGATTTTTATGCCTTCGAACCCTCCGAAGGTTCAGACAACACTGTATTTATCGTGGATTTACAATCTAACGTGATGCCGGATTTAGCCTATGGTACTTTCGATGAAGACGTCCTTACGGAAATAAATATCGACACCAATGACGACCTTGTTGAAGATATGGTCATTCAAGCCATTCCAAGAGACGGGAAAATGTACTTTTTCGGCCCGGCGGCTCCTTCTGCTACTGGTTTGACCGGTACGGTATTGGTCGATTCCCCATTGGGTTCGGTCGATATTTCGGGCAGCGCCGCTATTACCGAAACAACGGACGATGGTGTTCAATTGTTCGCGGGTCCTAGACAAGATGCTTTCTTTTTCGATTTTGTTCAGTTCAATGCAGTAGTCACGGGCATGGCGCCTCTAGGTTTTAATGCCGAGGCCGAAGCTACCGATACTTTTGACGGTGCGAACACCATGTCGATAGCTATAGAGATTCCTAACAGTATGTTGGGAGAAACAACTGCGGTTAATGCGCTAGGTATACCAGTATATAATGCGTGGGTAACGACAAACATCAAACAATAA
- a CDS encoding tetratricopeptide repeat protein has translation MKFYMIALMGVLLISCGHQTENRITDKKDYDAYLVSKPSKTTSKYFEIWNSKIKPDSIQLMSFGIVGGEYNRYFKNTGDITYLKKAEKVLKRATDIAGIGRAGYYNALARNYISQHRFKEALQMADSAHATGGKKKDTQSLLFDVHMELGNYEKAEMYLDSIKSMSDFGYLIRQAKWSDYKGDLDTTIRMMEKAKNKAESSKNKTLMLWSYTNLADYYGHAGRIEDSYRHYLKSLALDDQNAYAKKGIAWIVFSYENNPKEALRILDSVTKNHKAPDYYLLKAEIAEYMNDEKSNLKNLDKYFKQVQNEDYGDMYNAYNIELYLNQTQQHEKAIKLAQKEVNNRPTPESYSLLAYSLLKNGEVAEAKKLVDTHVINKTFEPAIMYRVAEIYKAAGELEKVKQIKNELVEASYELGPLMAADITAL, from the coding sequence ATGAAGTTTTATATGATTGCTCTTATGGGTGTCCTATTGATATCGTGTGGCCACCAGACAGAAAATCGTATCACCGATAAAAAGGATTACGACGCCTATCTAGTGTCCAAACCTTCTAAGACCACTTCAAAATACTTTGAAATTTGGAATTCAAAGATAAAACCGGATAGTATTCAGCTGATGAGTTTTGGAATAGTTGGTGGGGAATACAACCGCTACTTCAAGAATACCGGGGACATCACTTATCTTAAGAAGGCTGAAAAAGTGCTCAAAAGAGCAACTGATATAGCGGGAATCGGCAGGGCAGGATACTACAATGCGCTCGCCAGAAATTACATCTCCCAACATCGATTTAAGGAAGCGCTACAAATGGCCGATTCGGCCCATGCTACCGGAGGCAAAAAGAAGGATACCCAAAGCTTGTTGTTCGATGTGCATATGGAGCTGGGCAACTACGAAAAGGCAGAGATGTATCTCGATAGTATCAAGAGCATGTCCGACTTCGGATACCTGATTCGACAAGCGAAATGGAGCGATTACAAGGGAGACTTGGACACTACCATACGCATGATGGAAAAGGCCAAGAACAAGGCTGAATCATCAAAGAACAAGACATTAATGTTATGGTCCTATACCAACTTGGCCGATTACTATGGTCATGCTGGAAGAATAGAGGATTCGTATCGGCACTATCTAAAATCATTGGCCTTAGATGACCAAAACGCTTACGCTAAAAAAGGAATCGCCTGGATCGTTTTCTCGTATGAGAATAACCCTAAGGAGGCCCTACGGATTTTGGACTCCGTTACCAAAAATCACAAAGCTCCTGATTACTATTTGCTCAAAGCGGAAATTGCAGAGTATATGAACGATGAGAAAAGTAATCTGAAAAACCTTGATAAATACTTTAAACAAGTACAAAATGAAGATTATGGCGATATGTACAATGCTTACAACATTGAACTCTATTTGAATCAAACGCAACAACATGAAAAAGCGATCAAACTGGCTCAAAAAGAGGTGAACAATAGGCCTACACCGGAGTCATATAGTCTATTGGCATATAGTTTGCTCAAAAACGGCGAGGTAGCCGAAGCAAAGAAATTGGTCGATACCCATGTCATAAATAAGACTTTTGAACCCGCAATTATGTACCGTGTCGCTGAAATTTATAAAGCTGCCGGTGAATTGGAAAAGGTAAAGCAAATTAAAAACGAATTGGTCGAAGCCTCCTACGAGCTCGGCCCCCTTATGGCGGCGGATATTACGGCGCTCTGA
- a CDS encoding TIGR04283 family arsenosugar biosynthesis glycosyltransferase, which yields MISIIIPAHNEKRNLEELLPLLSGNGHDGAYEIIVAESCKSADDVDEMAALPFVRFLKCQNQGRAAQMNEAAKVAKGCILAFLHADVRPPKTFLSDIKATIDAGFESGFFSYRFDKKNKLLQINASFTSKDGIFTGGGDQCLFIKKEVFNALGAFDEKQVLMEDFEFFDRMKKNKVSYKIIKNDLVVSARKYEQNSYVRVNLSNLLLVVLFKLGYPPKKLKSLHNRLIRA from the coding sequence ATGATCAGTATCATTATACCGGCGCACAACGAAAAAAGAAACTTAGAGGAACTGTTACCTCTTCTTTCAGGAAACGGCCATGACGGCGCTTATGAAATAATTGTAGCGGAATCTTGTAAAAGCGCAGATGATGTTGATGAGATGGCCGCATTACCGTTCGTACGATTCTTAAAATGTCAAAATCAGGGTAGGGCCGCGCAAATGAACGAAGCGGCTAAAGTAGCGAAAGGTTGCATTCTCGCTTTCTTACACGCCGATGTGCGGCCACCCAAAACCTTCCTGTCCGATATAAAAGCTACTATAGATGCTGGATTCGAATCGGGATTTTTTTCCTATCGATTCGACAAGAAAAATAAATTACTACAGATTAACGCTTCGTTCACCTCAAAAGATGGCATATTTACCGGTGGTGGCGATCAATGTCTTTTTATCAAAAAAGAAGTTTTCAACGCTTTGGGAGCATTTGATGAAAAGCAGGTACTCATGGAGGATTTTGAATTTTTCGACAGAATGAAAAAGAACAAAGTATCCTATAAGATCATTAAAAACGATTTGGTGGTTTCCGCAAGAAAATACGAACAAAATTCGTACGTAAGGGTGAACCTTTCTAACTTACTTTTGGTAGTTTTGTTCAAGTTGGGATATCCTCCCAAAAAATTAAAATCCCTTCACAATAGACTTATCCGCGCCTGA
- a CDS encoding DUF4331 family protein: protein MKTYRLKNIILSVFTLVALAACNNDDNDVAVVPTCSDGIMNGDETGIDCGGTCEPCETEMMEPDFSGTYAQADHMGRPGINTVLSNAGIKDAHNVTIVSEMQAAFQGPFLDQAVALHAAFGVEYENNILGLDATTLTSVLADDVLEVAPENVTTYFLPGEDVDEDGNVLNDPAVIALTGRTPQDDVIDVSLILLFGGMDGIRFSGQDTDDDGNADLPRLTSDGVGLTADVSTTFPYLGAPE from the coding sequence ATGAAAACATACAGATTAAAAAATATAATCTTGTCCGTATTTACACTGGTTGCCTTGGCGGCATGTAATAACGACGACAATGATGTTGCAGTCGTACCGACCTGTAGCGATGGCATTATGAACGGAGACGAAACGGGCATTGACTGTGGCGGCACCTGTGAACCATGCGAAACCGAAATGATGGAACCCGATTTTTCTGGCACCTATGCCCAGGCTGACCATATGGGAAGACCGGGAATTAATACCGTACTGAGTAATGCCGGTATCAAGGATGCACACAATGTTACGATCGTATCTGAAATGCAAGCAGCATTTCAAGGTCCATTCTTGGATCAAGCCGTAGCCTTGCACGCAGCCTTTGGCGTTGAATATGAGAACAATATTTTAGGATTGGATGCAACAACATTGACTTCGGTTTTGGCCGATGATGTTTTAGAAGTGGCTCCTGAAAATGTTACCACTTATTTTCTTCCGGGAGAAGACGTAGATGAGGACGGAAATGTCCTGAACGATCCAGCTGTAATCGCTTTAACAGGTAGAACCCCCCAAGACGACGTTATTGACGTCTCTTTGATTCTTCTTTTCGGAGGAATGGACGGAATTCGTTTCAGTGGTCAGGATACCGATGATGATGGTAATGCTGATTTACCCAGACTAACTTCCGATGGTGTCGGACTTACGGCCGATGTCTCAACTACTTTCCCTTATTTAGGAGCTCCTGAATAG
- a CDS encoding DUF547 domain-containing protein, which produces MSSSNLKVGIILIFLCFASILSVAQEGKMKIEDFNALSVEFLKRAKEKQDTQSIREQLSNTTLKALEEGLKTDNQKLAFWVNIYNGYIQVILSENPDLYDDRQEFFGKEQIPIAGEMVSFGKIEHGIIRKSQWPLGLGLIRKWFPNKFERKLRVDERDYRIHFALNCGAKDCPPVAIYTADRVDKQFAKGTERYLKETSDYKADQNEVAVTSLFNWFRGDFGCKSGVKDILKEQGIIPTTKGIDITYKNYDWTLDLDNWIEL; this is translated from the coding sequence ATGAGCTCATCTAACTTAAAAGTAGGAATTATCTTGATTTTTCTTTGTTTCGCCAGCATCTTATCAGTAGCACAAGAAGGAAAAATGAAAATTGAAGATTTTAATGCACTATCGGTAGAATTTCTGAAGCGTGCCAAAGAAAAGCAGGATACGCAAAGCATAAGGGAGCAATTATCCAATACGACCTTAAAAGCGCTGGAAGAAGGTTTAAAAACCGATAATCAAAAACTAGCATTTTGGGTGAATATTTATAACGGATACATTCAGGTGATTCTATCGGAAAATCCAGACCTTTACGATGACAGGCAGGAATTTTTCGGGAAGGAGCAGATTCCGATTGCCGGGGAAATGGTCTCCTTTGGTAAAATAGAACACGGTATCATCCGAAAATCGCAATGGCCATTGGGCCTGGGACTGATACGCAAATGGTTTCCCAATAAGTTTGAACGCAAATTGCGTGTAGACGAGCGTGATTACCGTATTCATTTCGCTTTGAACTGCGGGGCGAAAGACTGTCCGCCGGTGGCTATTTATACCGCAGACCGTGTTGACAAACAGTTCGCCAAGGGTACGGAACGCTATTTGAAGGAAACATCGGACTATAAGGCCGACCAAAATGAAGTTGCCGTTACCTCGCTATTCAATTGGTTCAGGGGCGATTTCGGATGCAAGAGTGGTGTAAAAGACATTTTAAAGGAGCAAGGTATCATCCCAACGACGAAAGGCATCGACATTACTTATAAAAACTACGATTGGACCTTAGATCTCGACAACTGGATCGAACTTTAA
- a CDS encoding VOC family protein: MRKTFNGIQQIGIGVADAKAVFNWYRKHLGFDILVFEDESKANLMTQYTDNTVHNRYAMLAMNMIGGGGLEIWQFKSREPKPPVTPILLGDLGIHTMKLRCHDVSKAFQVLTYLPNIEIGEISVTMGESPTLLFIDPWGNSVQLVQDSYCFDASKAICGGVLGAIIGVSDMEMSICFYTKILGYDIIAEDRSGFFEDFSSVEGGGNIFRRVLLKHTDRSVGGFGELLGPTEIELVQALDRVPSNIYKNRLWGDLGYIHLCFDVQGMKLLRDEAKALNYPFTVDSASSFDMGDAAGHFSYIEDPDGTLIEFVETHKVPILKKLGWFINLKKRNPVSPLPKWLVKAMRIHRVKKDL, from the coding sequence ATGCGAAAAACCTTTAATGGAATTCAGCAAATAGGAATCGGGGTTGCCGATGCAAAAGCTGTTTTTAATTGGTACCGTAAACATTTGGGTTTTGATATTCTTGTTTTCGAAGATGAGAGCAAAGCCAATCTAATGACCCAATATACCGATAATACAGTACATAATCGCTATGCCATGCTAGCCATGAATATGATTGGCGGGGGCGGACTAGAAATTTGGCAGTTTAAGTCGCGCGAGCCAAAGCCTCCCGTTACCCCTATTTTATTGGGCGATTTGGGCATTCATACGATGAAATTGCGATGTCATGATGTTAGCAAGGCATTCCAAGTCCTAACATACCTGCCGAATATTGAAATTGGCGAAATTTCTGTTACTATGGGCGAGTCGCCTACCTTGCTCTTCATTGATCCTTGGGGCAATTCGGTGCAATTGGTACAGGATTCGTATTGTTTCGACGCCAGCAAAGCAATCTGTGGAGGGGTTTTGGGAGCCATCATCGGTGTTTCCGATATGGAAATGTCGATTTGTTTTTATACCAAAATTTTAGGGTATGATATCATCGCTGAGGATCGCTCGGGCTTTTTCGAAGATTTTTCCTCAGTAGAAGGAGGAGGGAATATCTTTCGGAGAGTGTTGTTGAAACATACCGATCGAAGCGTTGGCGGATTCGGAGAATTATTGGGCCCCACGGAAATAGAATTGGTGCAAGCCTTAGATCGTGTGCCTTCGAACATTTATAAAAATAGACTATGGGGCGATTTGGGTTATATTCATCTTTGCTTTGATGTACAAGGGATGAAACTCTTAAGGGATGAAGCCAAGGCCTTAAATTATCCTTTTACCGTAGATAGCGCCAGTAGTTTCGATATGGGCGACGCTGCCGGTCATTTCAGTTATATCGAAGATCCCGATGGTACGTTGATCGAATTTGTGGAAACCCATAAGGTACCTATTCTCAAAAAACTGGGATGGTTCATAAATCTTAAAAAGCGGAACCCTGTGAGCCCCCTACCCAAATGGTTGGTAAAGGCTATGCGCATACACAGGGTCAAAAAAGATCTTTAG